A portion of the Leptospira broomii serovar Hurstbridge str. 5399 genome contains these proteins:
- a CDS encoding serine hydrolase domain-containing protein — translation MNKLGYRYIIILSYTTVFILSMLDCSSFMEDRYESQKSKIRFYLEEQISQNNTPGIQYVVVKADSEIFRFNGGLADIASGRLINDKTTMMIYSMSKPITAIGILQLAELGKLSLDDPVIKYLPDIPYGNRLRIRHLLSQTSGIPNPLPLRWVHLKEEDGAFDEISSLRSILEKNPDLNFVPGQKYSYSNISYWLLGRIIEKTSGLDFKEYIRKNIFGRLHIPRNEADFAIVEQATYSKGYIRKWSVINLFKKFLIDQKFVGGYEQNWLRIRDHYVDGPAFGGVICTSNAIVSILQDLLRDKSKLIGSEMKRLLFTQQLNNKGEPIEMTLGWHIGKLDQMRFFYKEGGGAGFHSEMRIYPDLWIATVVLTNNGIFDTRSFLNTIDTEFLH, via the coding sequence GTGAATAAATTAGGATATCGATATATAATTATATTATCGTATACTACTGTCTTTATTTTATCCATGTTGGACTGTAGTAGTTTTATGGAAGATCGATACGAAAGCCAAAAATCGAAAATACGATTTTATTTAGAAGAACAAATCTCACAGAATAATACCCCGGGTATTCAGTATGTTGTCGTTAAGGCGGATTCGGAAATTTTTCGTTTCAACGGAGGCTTGGCCGATATCGCCTCTGGACGTCTCATAAACGATAAAACCACTATGATGATATACTCGATGTCAAAACCGATTACTGCTATCGGTATACTTCAATTGGCGGAACTTGGTAAGCTCTCCCTTGATGATCCTGTGATTAAATATTTGCCGGATATTCCTTACGGGAACCGACTTCGGATTAGACATTTACTTTCTCAAACTTCCGGGATTCCTAATCCGCTTCCATTGAGGTGGGTACATCTCAAAGAGGAGGATGGCGCTTTTGATGAAATTTCAAGTTTACGAAGTATATTAGAAAAAAATCCCGACTTGAATTTCGTTCCGGGACAGAAATACAGTTATTCTAATATTTCTTATTGGCTATTGGGCCGGATTATAGAGAAGACATCCGGTCTCGATTTCAAGGAATATATCCGTAAAAATATATTCGGTCGTTTACATATCCCGAGGAATGAAGCCGATTTCGCGATTGTCGAGCAAGCGACTTATTCAAAAGGTTATATACGAAAGTGGTCCGTTATAAACTTATTTAAGAAATTTCTAATAGACCAGAAGTTCGTAGGGGGGTATGAACAAAATTGGCTTCGTATTCGGGATCATTATGTCGACGGCCCCGCATTTGGAGGCGTAATTTGCACTAGTAACGCGATTGTCTCGATTTTACAAGATCTTTTAAGAGATAAATCCAAGCTAATCGGCTCCGAAATGAAGCGTTTACTTTTTACTCAACAATTGAATAATAAAGGAGAGCCGATTGAAATGACGCTCGGTTGGCATATTGGTAAGCTCGATCAAATGAGATTCTTTTATAAAGAGGGTGGAGGCGCCGGTTTTCACAGCGAAATGCGCATATATCCTGATTTATGGATTGCCACAGTCGTGCTCACAAATAACGGAATTTTTGACACTAGATCTTTTTTAAATACTATCGATACGGAGTTCCTCCATTAA
- a CDS encoding heavy metal-binding domain-containing protein has product MKDSKMIRNSSQGSEIGPENSNLRETPEYEFVCPMHEQIVQNSPGRCPICNMTLIKREKSAKFDATSSRFSKARSIDGASDTFAVSNKREYVCPMHPQIRQDHPGDCPICGMEFVPDNDAHG; this is encoded by the coding sequence ATGAAAGATTCTAAAATGATTCGTAACTCTTCTCAGGGTAGTGAAATTGGGCCGGAGAATTCTAACTTGAGAGAGACACCCGAATATGAATTTGTTTGTCCGATGCACGAGCAAATTGTCCAGAATTCTCCGGGAAGATGTCCTATTTGTAACATGACTTTAATTAAGCGTGAAAAATCCGCTAAGTTCGATGCCACTTCTTCTAGATTCTCCAAGGCTCGCAGCATAGACGGCGCTTCGGATACGTTTGCCGTTTCTAACAAGCGCGAATATGTCTGCCCGATGCATCCGCAAATACGTCAGGATCATCCCGGGGATTGTCCGATTTGCGGAATGGAATTTGTTCCGGATAATGATGCACATGGATGA
- a CDS encoding HAD-IC family P-type ATPase, protein MLGKVGPYFEAAVVILSLALLGEYLQARAQRRTGDAIRSLLGLSPKTANLILSDGSEREIRVEEIKVGDAMRVKPGEKIPVDGVLEEGSSYVDESMLMGEPIPVGKKRSDTVFGATTNRTGTFVFRAKNEHKRIEIPLVSSPK, encoded by the coding sequence ATGCTCGGCAAAGTCGGTCCGTATTTCGAAGCCGCAGTAGTGATATTGTCCCTAGCGTTATTGGGAGAATATCTTCAGGCCCGGGCTCAAAGAAGAACCGGAGATGCGATTCGGAGCTTATTGGGCTTATCTCCTAAGACGGCAAATTTGATCTTATCCGATGGATCCGAAAGAGAAATTCGAGTAGAAGAGATTAAGGTAGGAGATGCTATGCGGGTTAAGCCCGGTGAAAAAATTCCGGTGGACGGCGTGCTCGAGGAAGGCAGTAGCTATGTCGACGAATCTATGCTTATGGGAGAGCCGATCCCGGTCGGAAAAAAGCGAAGTGATACGGTTTTTGGAGCGACGACAAACCGAACGGGAACCTTTGTCTTTCGCGCAAAGAATGAGCATAAACGAATTGAAATCCCTCTCGTCTCCAGTCCGAAATGA
- a CDS encoding alpha/beta fold hydrolase — protein MKDSRMLLYRGTILRTFCIAGVLAMVLLGCLPGARQAAVDPQPGGSEISELEKVQIGGVDQWLFSQGKNRNNPVLLILHGGPGAGSIGFARYFYTELEKQFIVVNWDQRGAGKSYSLFMSDVTPETYLSDTREVILFLKRKFNVPKIYLMGHSWGGYLGAIVANRHPKDLFAYIGIGPVVDGEQSVAVSYKFVLENGRKNPEISDRVKDLTEEEYLKNRRFWLNRFGAGLFHDIQRYDEDKFLRGLMENSPEYSIFDMITYLPGIWRSSSRIRPYFFQMNLFKQAPSIQVPVYFFTGKYDYYNPEEILVKYVDGLEAPKKTFYSFECCAHAPHFEAIVDFAEQMKLVKLNTFKK, from the coding sequence ATGAAAGATTCAAGAATGCTTCTTTATCGCGGAACGATTCTTCGTACGTTTTGCATTGCGGGTGTTTTAGCTATGGTATTATTGGGTTGCTTACCGGGCGCTCGTCAAGCTGCGGTCGATCCTCAGCCGGGTGGTTCCGAAATTTCGGAATTAGAGAAAGTTCAAATCGGCGGCGTAGATCAATGGTTGTTTTCTCAGGGTAAAAATCGAAATAATCCTGTACTTTTGATTCTCCACGGAGGTCCTGGCGCAGGTTCGATCGGATTCGCCCGTTATTTTTATACTGAATTGGAAAAGCAATTTATCGTCGTAAATTGGGATCAGCGAGGAGCCGGAAAATCATATTCATTGTTCATGTCCGATGTTACACCGGAAACGTATCTCTCTGATACGAGGGAAGTAATCTTATTTCTGAAACGAAAATTTAATGTTCCTAAAATTTATCTGATGGGACATTCGTGGGGCGGTTATCTTGGTGCAATAGTCGCTAACCGTCACCCAAAGGATTTATTCGCATATATAGGAATCGGACCGGTTGTGGATGGAGAGCAAAGTGTTGCGGTTTCCTATAAGTTCGTTCTTGAGAATGGAAGAAAAAATCCTGAAATATCGGATAGGGTAAAAGATTTAACGGAAGAGGAATATTTAAAAAACCGAAGATTTTGGCTGAACCGGTTTGGAGCGGGATTGTTTCACGATATCCAACGCTATGATGAGGATAAATTTCTGCGCGGCCTAATGGAGAATTCTCCGGAATATTCGATTTTTGATATGATCACATACCTGCCGGGAATATGGAGATCTTCTTCGAGAATTCGCCCCTATTTTTTTCAAATGAACCTGTTTAAGCAAGCTCCTTCGATTCAAGTACCCGTTTATTTTTTTACAGGAAAATACGATTATTATAATCCGGAAGAGATTCTTGTGAAATATGTAGACGGTCTGGAGGCGCCTAAGAAAACTTTCTACTCGTTTGAATGTTGTGCTCATGCACCTCATTTCGAGGCTATTGTCGATTTTGCCGAGCAGATGAAACTAGTAAAGCTCAATACATTTAAGAAATAA
- a CDS encoding alpha/beta fold hydrolase produces MKEWSFLKKSSAALVCLVLLIVFMSTIGLFRIPETTGTDLNLPRTNINGYPFYTESYGDPKNPLIIVLHGGPGGDFQYLKELRRLSDEYHILFYDQRGSGRSDRNDHMIFTIESFLEDARSMIRVHSNGKKVILIGHSWGGMLSTAYISRFPNEINAAVIMEPGMLNQKTAVEFLKKIKQAQNNLGFSQMMQIVLIFSKSIFVKTKDGQEMKDYILTKMMGIGKGQPYQCEGESIPDGSFVRAGYLVFSKMILPLMDDPKLFNYDLTAGIKSFKGKILLLSSECSFIGFDYQRANHEHLFPSSTTHLLMRGTGHNMITLKPDESIRKIRDFLKK; encoded by the coding sequence ATGAAAGAATGGTCCTTCCTAAAGAAATCTTCGGCTGCACTAGTATGCCTAGTATTGCTTATTGTATTCATGTCTACGATCGGTTTGTTTCGTATCCCGGAGACGACTGGAACGGATTTGAATTTGCCACGGACAAATATCAACGGTTACCCCTTTTATACGGAAAGTTACGGCGACCCGAAGAATCCCTTGATCATTGTCCTACATGGAGGTCCCGGAGGTGATTTTCAGTATCTGAAGGAATTAAGGAGATTGTCCGACGAATATCATATTCTCTTCTATGACCAGAGAGGCAGCGGGAGATCGGATAGAAACGATCATATGATTTTTACGATCGAATCGTTTTTAGAAGATGCGAGGAGCATGATTCGAGTCCATTCTAACGGTAAAAAGGTAATTCTAATCGGACATTCATGGGGAGGAATGCTTTCGACCGCCTACATATCAAGGTTTCCGAATGAAATCAATGCGGCAGTAATAATGGAGCCCGGCATGCTGAATCAAAAAACGGCTGTCGAATTTTTGAAGAAAATTAAGCAGGCGCAAAATAACCTCGGATTTTCTCAAATGATGCAAATTGTATTAATATTTTCTAAATCTATTTTTGTTAAGACAAAAGACGGCCAGGAAATGAAAGATTATATTCTAACAAAAATGATGGGAATCGGAAAAGGACAACCTTATCAATGCGAAGGAGAATCGATTCCGGACGGCTCGTTCGTGAGGGCGGGATATTTAGTTTTCAGTAAAATGATACTTCCATTGATGGATGATCCAAAGCTGTTTAATTATGACCTTACCGCCGGAATAAAATCATTCAAAGGCAAAATACTTTTACTTAGCAGCGAATGCAGTTTTATCGGATTCGATTATCAAAGAGCGAATCATGAGCATCTCTTTCCTTCTTCAACGACTCATCTATTGATGCGAGGAACAGGCCATAATATGATTACGCTTAAGCCGGACGAGAGTATACGCAAGATTCGAGATTTCTTGAAAAAATAA
- a CDS encoding enoyl-CoA hydratase/isomerase family protein, whose product MNYFREKIELKNGRAEFIKIQTNEQNSLTRENLIELEEILKEIQADDGIRAAVLTSENEKFFSNGVDAENILNTSRVKLTEEMGQIVLTFGQMLRFDKPLIAEVTGYAMGGGAVMTLACDFRYMLEGKGRIAFTEILVGLPLPLTFIERLRETVDPRCLNEMCLLGKLYKATEAKETNLINEVASSRIDLRKIVIKKLEEVMGIAPSAYRKTKQAMNRAVISRSEENLAYTRKSLEDPIVVSNLLEAMTALKEKRRPKLM is encoded by the coding sequence ATGAATTATTTTCGAGAAAAGATCGAACTTAAAAATGGTCGAGCCGAATTTATTAAAATCCAAACGAACGAGCAAAATTCTCTGACAAGAGAGAATTTAATCGAATTAGAAGAAATTCTCAAAGAGATCCAAGCCGATGACGGTATTCGAGCCGCAGTCTTGACTTCCGAAAACGAGAAATTTTTTTCCAACGGCGTCGACGCTGAAAATATCCTGAACACTTCCAGAGTAAAGCTAACGGAAGAAATGGGACAAATTGTCCTGACCTTCGGCCAGATGCTTAGATTCGACAAACCTCTCATTGCCGAAGTGACCGGCTATGCGATGGGGGGAGGAGCTGTCATGACTTTAGCCTGCGATTTTAGATATATGTTGGAAGGCAAAGGTCGAATCGCTTTTACGGAAATACTTGTCGGGTTGCCGTTGCCTTTAACTTTCATAGAGAGACTACGAGAAACGGTCGATCCTCGTTGTTTAAACGAAATGTGTCTTTTGGGAAAGCTATATAAAGCAACGGAAGCCAAAGAAACAAATCTAATCAACGAAGTTGCAAGTTCTCGTATCGATCTTAGAAAAATCGTTATAAAAAAATTGGAAGAAGTCATGGGAATTGCTCCGAGCGCCTACAGAAAAACTAAGCAGGCCATGAACAGAGCCGTTATAAGTCGCTCCGAGGAAAATCTAGCTTATACGAGAAAAAGCCTGGAAGATCCTATCGTTGTTTCCAATTTACTAGAAGCAATGACAGCCCTTAAAGAGAAGAGACGACCAAAACTAATGTAG
- a CDS encoding MASE3 domain-containing protein yields the protein MNKDILLSPLKNPYLLLVGVLILSSIPFPIIVQLHESLSSEIDHSSYLLFHNITEFFSIVVSLSIFGVCWFTYERSKDDHALFLGTSFLAIGVLDFMHTLAYSGMSDLVTPNSANKSTQFWIAARFFNASVFLVSAFIYSKKSLPWLTKSNLLLFCICFTGTIFVAIIFFPSYLPATFVEGVGLTQFKKVSEYVIILILCLSMIAYWRRWILTRESEILYYLAAFILCIFGESVLSVYHSVFDEYNVLGHIYKVLAFYLIYKGTFVASVIRPYDQVAEANVKLQEKILEHELAEEKILQSLREKETLIRELYHRTKNTLQIVRSMIVLQAADYPTNEDLQLVVKKTEDRIQAISLVHQMLYATQDLSRISVNEYINQLFSLVVDSFALPKGKVTLKTEIEDRFFLIDTIIPIGLILNELITNSLKYAFPGDRNGIIHISLAKGDSLQNFLLRYSDNGIGFPDDFDFRNQYTLGLKLIYGIGELQMQGRVVINNDKGFNFLLEFPDNLYKARV from the coding sequence GTGAATAAAGATATCCTTTTGTCTCCATTGAAGAATCCGTATCTGTTGTTAGTAGGAGTTTTGATTCTATCATCGATTCCGTTTCCTATCATTGTCCAGTTGCATGAATCGCTTTCTTCTGAAATTGATCATTCTTCATATCTCCTTTTTCATAATATTACGGAATTTTTTAGTATAGTTGTTTCTCTGTCGATTTTCGGAGTATGCTGGTTCACGTATGAACGTAGCAAGGATGACCATGCCCTTTTTTTGGGAACTTCATTTCTTGCGATCGGCGTTTTGGATTTTATGCATACTTTGGCCTATTCGGGCATGTCCGATCTTGTGACCCCAAATTCCGCCAATAAGTCCACCCAATTTTGGATCGCCGCAAGGTTTTTCAACGCCTCCGTCTTCCTCGTAAGCGCTTTCATTTATTCAAAGAAGAGTCTTCCTTGGCTGACTAAATCGAACCTACTCTTGTTTTGCATTTGCTTTACGGGGACGATCTTTGTTGCTATTATTTTTTTCCCTTCGTATCTGCCGGCTACGTTCGTCGAAGGCGTCGGTTTGACTCAATTTAAGAAAGTATCGGAATATGTCATCATTCTTATCCTGTGTTTGTCGATGATCGCTTATTGGAGACGATGGATACTAACGAGAGAATCGGAGATATTGTATTACCTGGCGGCTTTTATACTTTGCATCTTCGGAGAATCGGTCCTATCCGTTTATCATAGCGTTTTTGACGAGTATAATGTATTAGGGCATATTTATAAAGTACTTGCCTTTTATCTAATATATAAAGGAACGTTTGTAGCATCCGTCATTCGCCCTTATGATCAGGTGGCCGAAGCGAATGTAAAACTTCAGGAAAAGATACTCGAACATGAGTTGGCCGAGGAAAAAATCCTACAATCATTACGGGAAAAGGAAACTCTGATTCGCGAGTTGTATCATCGAACTAAGAATACCTTGCAGATAGTTCGGAGTATGATCGTTCTCCAGGCCGCGGATTATCCGACAAACGAAGATCTTCAGTTAGTCGTGAAGAAGACGGAAGATAGAATTCAGGCGATTTCCCTGGTTCATCAAATGTTATACGCCACGCAGGACTTATCCCGAATATCCGTTAACGAATATATAAACCAACTATTCTCTCTTGTCGTGGATAGTTTTGCTCTCCCTAAAGGAAAAGTGACCCTAAAAACTGAAATCGAAGACCGATTCTTTTTAATCGATACGATAATTCCGATCGGGTTAATATTAAACGAACTAATTACAAATTCCTTAAAATATGCGTTTCCCGGGGATCGGAATGGAATCATTCACATTTCTCTCGCGAAAGGGGACTCGCTGCAAAATTTCCTACTTCGCTATTCGGATAACGGGATAGGTTTCCCGGATGATTTCGATTTTCGTAATCAATACACTCTAGGTCTGAAACTGATTTACGGTATTGGGGAATTGCAAATGCAAGGTCGAGTCGTCATTAATAATGATAAAGGGTTCAATTTTCTATTGGAATTTCCGGACAACCTTTATAAGGCGAGGGTATAG
- a CDS encoding FecR family protein, which translates to MKKISVIIILLCITVFAGGCGKNKIESSKGVINFLSGSVTIERGGQTIKPVISQEIKAGDILATGDKSVAMIVFGANSSVLEIQSNSRFNFNDINSEKVFFQEKGSSWIKTNRLLKGEGMTLQTPTVTAGVRGTKFYTGIHDDMTFICHCEGKIESENRQSHSKKVNDGDYLSVTKGNKTIYLTPKDLQKSNIPYDHDHSELENSPMGHQSTMSPEDVKKVIELVKKKLASN; encoded by the coding sequence ATGAAGAAAATATCAGTTATTATAATTCTATTATGTATTACCGTCTTTGCCGGCGGTTGCGGAAAAAACAAAATAGAGAGCTCAAAAGGCGTGATTAACTTTCTTTCCGGAAGCGTGACCATAGAGAGAGGGGGGCAGACTATAAAACCTGTCATCTCTCAAGAAATCAAGGCAGGAGATATATTGGCTACCGGTGATAAATCGGTTGCAATGATCGTTTTCGGAGCAAATTCATCTGTCCTCGAAATTCAGTCGAACTCTCGATTTAATTTTAATGATATAAATAGCGAGAAAGTTTTCTTTCAGGAGAAGGGAAGTTCCTGGATTAAGACAAATAGACTTTTAAAGGGAGAGGGAATGACTTTGCAGACGCCAACCGTAACTGCGGGCGTGAGAGGAACTAAATTTTATACAGGCATCCACGATGATATGACGTTTATCTGCCATTGTGAAGGGAAGATCGAGTCGGAGAATAGGCAGAGTCACTCTAAGAAAGTGAATGATGGCGACTATTTATCGGTGACGAAAGGTAACAAGACGATTTATTTAACTCCGAAAGATTTACAAAAATCAAATATACCATACGATCATGATCATAGCGAGTTAGAAAACTCACCGATGGGCCATCAGAGTACGATGAGCCCGGAAGATGTGAAAAAAGTGATCGAGCTGGTTAAGAAAAAGCTGGCGTCGAATTAA
- a CDS encoding ATP cone domain-containing protein codes for MSKQSRKYSVVKSSGEISDFSEEKLRSSLHKIGAPNRVIERIVRDVRGMNPRELPTRDIYKLAYAKLKEESPVFASRYHLKNGIMELGPSGYPFEGFVSEILTHQGYTTAVGQVVKGYCVNHEIDVIAKKENRQFMIECKYHNLPGIVSDVKISLYIYARFLDLEKEWESLPDQREKFHQGWIVTNTRFTTDAIKFGLCSGMHLISWDFPEHESLKVLIDSMGLYPVTCLSTLSRREKSALLNLKTILCKDLCSNPGVLKQIGVSKQRESMVLAEAEALCSKRIPAGANRARKAELHKRRQ; via the coding sequence ATGTCAAAACAAAGTAGGAAATATTCCGTAGTTAAGTCCAGTGGAGAGATTTCGGATTTTTCCGAAGAAAAGCTAAGATCATCGCTGCATAAAATCGGGGCACCGAATCGCGTCATCGAGCGAATCGTTCGAGACGTCAGAGGGATGAATCCCAGAGAATTGCCCACTAGGGACATATATAAGTTGGCCTATGCAAAGCTGAAGGAGGAATCACCCGTTTTTGCCTCCAGATATCATTTAAAGAACGGAATTATGGAGTTAGGACCTTCCGGATATCCGTTTGAAGGATTTGTTTCGGAAATTCTCACTCACCAAGGTTATACGACTGCGGTTGGTCAAGTGGTAAAAGGTTATTGCGTAAATCACGAGATAGACGTGATAGCCAAGAAAGAAAATCGGCAGTTCATGATCGAATGCAAATATCATAATCTTCCAGGAATCGTTTCCGACGTAAAGATTTCGTTATATATCTACGCGAGATTCCTCGATTTAGAAAAGGAGTGGGAAAGTCTACCGGATCAAAGGGAAAAATTTCATCAAGGTTGGATCGTTACAAATACTCGCTTTACGACTGATGCGATAAAGTTCGGACTCTGTTCAGGTATGCACTTGATAAGTTGGGATTTTCCCGAGCACGAAAGCCTAAAAGTTTTGATCGATTCGATGGGTCTATATCCGGTTACCTGTCTCTCTACCTTATCGCGACGGGAGAAAAGCGCCTTGCTTAATCTTAAAACAATCCTATGTAAAGATTTATGCTCCAATCCTGGCGTTTTAAAGCAAATCGGAGTTTCAAAGCAAAGAGAGTCTATGGTTCTTGCAGAAGCGGAGGCTCTCTGCTCTAAGAGAATTCCGGCAGGTGCGAACCGGGCAAGGAAGGCGGAACTTCATAAGAGGCGCCAATAA
- a CDS encoding alpha/beta hydrolase family esterase, with protein MIYVRRRISKPECGVLSVKGANITFALTAILLVLLISNCVRRQEETHLKGTITSRSVRIQEKERSFHIFIPFAVEDQTLKRPLVIALHGRLGSGTQIMSESRLNSIAAREAFVAVYPDGYKRSWADGRGRTPADKEQIDDVSFIESVSNYLIQNYNIDPTKIFIFGHSNGGFMTQRLLSEKGSLFKAGVSVSSQLSFFVLKKHHPSSPISVAIMTGTNDPIVPYFGGFVLDGGEIIGAEESITRWADWNRCSAVPLISNVDTKDDQTSLEIRSYENCAGKTKTRLYKIIGAGHQWPGNERRSLFGINLGKPTQEVNASEEIWKFFRETFQ; from the coding sequence ATGATTTACGTCCGAAGAAGAATTAGTAAGCCAGAATGCGGAGTGCTTTCCGTCAAAGGCGCCAATATCACCTTTGCACTTACCGCTATTCTACTCGTCCTTTTGATTTCGAATTGCGTTCGAAGACAGGAAGAAACCCATTTGAAGGGAACTATTACTTCCCGTTCCGTACGCATTCAAGAAAAGGAAAGATCGTTTCACATTTTCATCCCGTTCGCCGTGGAGGACCAAACTCTTAAAAGGCCTTTAGTCATCGCATTGCATGGAAGGCTTGGGTCGGGAACGCAGATTATGTCCGAATCTCGACTAAACTCTATCGCCGCAAGAGAGGCGTTTGTTGCCGTTTATCCCGACGGTTACAAAAGATCCTGGGCTGACGGCAGAGGAAGAACTCCAGCGGATAAGGAGCAAATAGACGATGTTTCGTTTATCGAATCCGTATCGAACTATCTGATTCAAAACTATAATATAGATCCGACGAAAATATTTATCTTCGGTCATTCCAACGGCGGATTCATGACGCAAAGATTATTATCCGAAAAAGGTTCCCTCTTTAAGGCGGGAGTAAGCGTTTCTTCTCAATTATCGTTTTTTGTTTTAAAAAAGCATCATCCATCTTCGCCTATATCAGTGGCAATAATGACAGGCACAAACGACCCGATCGTCCCTTACTTTGGAGGTTTCGTTTTAGACGGTGGAGAAATCATCGGGGCCGAAGAATCCATAACTCGCTGGGCCGACTGGAACCGATGCTCTGCCGTTCCGTTAATATCGAATGTTGATACGAAAGACGACCAAACTTCGTTAGAAATTCGCTCGTATGAAAACTGCGCCGGGAAAACTAAAACTCGCCTTTATAAAATAATCGGCGCCGGTCATCAGTGGCCCGGAAACGAAAGACGTAGTTTGTTCGGAATTAACCTCGGAAAACCGACACAAGAAGTAAATGCGTCGGAGGAAATCTGGAAATTTTTCCGAGAAACATTTCAATAG
- a CDS encoding DNA-directed RNA polymerase subunit alpha C-terminal domain-containing protein, translated as MQIDLLFLKIAKPAQRALQNAGIKTLEQLAEFREDEILRLHGIGENAMSVIKSTLKENGLSLKNTL; from the coding sequence ATGCAAATCGATCTGTTATTCCTAAAAATTGCAAAACCGGCTCAGCGAGCATTACAAAATGCAGGGATCAAAACTTTAGAGCAGCTGGCTGAATTCCGGGAGGATGAAATTCTACGACTGCATGGGATCGGCGAGAATGCGATGTCAGTTATTAAATCGACTTTAAAAGAAAACGGACTTTCGCTTAAGAATACTCTATAA
- a CDS encoding response regulator produces MKNQMRILLVEDELLTAMLIERELKKAGFIIFEHVTTGEKALTSADRNPPDLVLMDIMLAGGLDGIETASRLRSRVDVPIIFITGYTDLSIRARAEKISPLAYLVKPIEMNNLKAIIASCSS; encoded by the coding sequence GTGAAGAATCAGATGCGTATTCTTCTAGTTGAGGACGAATTGTTAACCGCGATGTTAATCGAACGAGAATTGAAAAAGGCGGGATTTATCATTTTCGAACACGTTACCACGGGTGAAAAGGCATTAACGAGCGCCGATCGAAATCCGCCGGATTTGGTATTGATGGATATTATGTTGGCAGGCGGGTTGGATGGAATCGAAACCGCTTCCCGATTGAGATCCAGGGTCGATGTTCCTATCATATTTATTACGGGATATACGGATTTGAGTATTCGAGCCCGTGCTGAGAAGATTTCGCCGCTAGCATATCTAGTAAAACCGATCGAAATGAATAATTTGAAAGCTATTATTGCATCTTGTTCTTCCTGA